A DNA window from Massilia putida contains the following coding sequences:
- a CDS encoding cystathionine beta-lyase codes for MRKKSIQTTLTHSDYRPPAGFAAYPTAIHHASTVLFKDVASMRAGDWRNKAAYTYGLHGTPTTFTLEARLAAIEGGAHCLLAPSGLAAISMILLALLKSGDDVLLPDNVYNPTRELGRWLANDFGVTARFYDPLVGARIADLIQPNTKLIWTEAPGSVSMEVPDLPAICAAAKAQGIPVALDNTWAAGLALRGFDVGADIVMQALTKYQSGGSDVLMGAVITRDAALNDRIAMSHMRLGMGVGADDTYLVLRGLETMKLRFDAHDAAARKVAAWLKTRPEIAKVLHPAFEDCPGHDVWRRDFTGAGGLFSVVFDARYSGEQVDRFVDALELFGIGYSWGGTHSLAVPYRMQGMRRNWPDTGPLVRFNIGLEGTDDLIADIEQALAKL; via the coding sequence GTGCGCAAAAAATCCATCCAGACCACCCTGACCCACAGCGACTACCGCCCGCCCGCGGGCTTCGCCGCCTATCCGACCGCGATCCACCATGCTTCGACCGTCCTGTTCAAGGACGTGGCTAGCATGCGCGCGGGCGACTGGCGCAACAAGGCGGCCTACACGTACGGCCTGCACGGCACGCCGACGACGTTCACCCTGGAAGCCCGGCTCGCCGCCATCGAAGGCGGCGCGCACTGCCTGCTGGCGCCGTCCGGCCTGGCCGCGATCTCGATGATCCTGCTGGCGCTGCTGAAATCGGGCGACGACGTCCTGCTGCCCGATAACGTCTACAACCCTACGCGCGAACTGGGACGCTGGCTGGCGAACGATTTCGGCGTCACCGCGCGCTTCTACGATCCGCTCGTGGGCGCGCGCATCGCGGACCTGATCCAGCCGAATACGAAGCTGATCTGGACCGAGGCGCCCGGCTCCGTGTCGATGGAAGTGCCGGACCTGCCCGCGATCTGCGCGGCGGCAAAGGCGCAGGGCATTCCGGTCGCGCTGGACAACACCTGGGCCGCGGGCCTCGCGCTGCGCGGCTTCGACGTGGGCGCCGACATCGTCATGCAGGCGCTGACGAAATACCAGTCGGGCGGTTCGGACGTGCTGATGGGCGCCGTGATCACGCGCGACGCCGCACTCAACGACCGCATCGCCATGTCGCACATGCGGCTGGGGATGGGCGTGGGCGCCGACGATACCTATCTCGTGCTGCGCGGCCTGGAAACGATGAAGCTGCGCTTCGACGCGCACGATGCGGCCGCACGCAAGGTCGCGGCCTGGCTCAAGACGCGTCCGGAGATCGCGAAGGTATTGCACCCGGCATTCGAGGATTGCCCCGGCCACGACGTGTGGCGGCGCGATTTCACCGGTGCCGGCGGGTTGTTCTCCGTGGTGTTCGATGCCCGTTATTCTGGCGAACAGGTCGACCGCTTCGTCGATGCGTTGGAACTGTTCGGCATCGGGTACAGCTGGGGCGGGACGCACAGCCTCGCCGTGCCGTACCGGATGCAGGGAATGCGGCGCAACTGGCCGGATACGGGACCGCTCGTGCGCTTCAACATCGGGCTCGAGGGCACCGACGACCTGATCGCGGACATCGAGCAGGCGCTCGCCAAGCTCTGA
- a CDS encoding methyl-accepting chemotaxis protein → MTTSPMLRPQSPQPASPRRPAPDRPRSIARSLTLNAKICLTATALVILSLAATSTVTGIRGSSSAEVSSMKLARTSAREAAATIQARMTPNLAVAFGQARAMRATRATDLALTRNQINEMVKASLLDSDDLNGSTVTWEPNALDGKDAEYAGKKPEYDDTGRAMPYYSRESSGGLHVEPIVFLDKPHGNDWYDIPKNTRRPYLTEPHTYPVNGKDVAMTSINVPIMVNGEFRGVVSADFGLSKLGQILAGLKVIEGGRLALVSSGGLYASNPDAALNGKKADDIPAAGLDAIRQGKSYEYADDKGDEHLLQPVQLHADIAPWAIKLSFPQRVVTADARDLLRYTLLVSVLCAVGAAIVLVAVLNRLTKPLRVLSAAMAGLAGGNADLTARLDVKGKDELAQIAGGFNEFVGKLQNVLARVRNSSGDVAVASTEISRGNADLSARTEQQASALEETAASMEELTSTVKQNADNARQANQLAQGASEIAARGSAVVAQVVDTMGSIKASSQKIVDIIGVIDGIAFQTNILALNAAVEAARAGEQGRGFAVVAGEVRNLAQRSASAAKEIKALIGDSVEKVGAGSTLVGEAGRTMEEILASIRRVTAIVVDISTASAEQSNGIAQVNQAIAQMDGTTQQNAALVEEAAAAAESLHQQAALLVSLVGEFRIESGTTR, encoded by the coding sequence ATGACAACCAGCCCGATGCTGCGGCCACAATCGCCACAGCCTGCTTCGCCGCGCCGCCCCGCTCCGGACCGCCCACGTTCCATCGCCCGCTCTCTGACCTTGAACGCCAAGATCTGCCTGACCGCGACCGCGCTCGTGATCCTAAGCCTGGCCGCCACGTCGACCGTCACCGGCATCCGCGGCAGCAGCAGCGCCGAAGTATCCAGCATGAAACTGGCGCGCACGAGCGCACGCGAAGCGGCCGCCACGATCCAGGCGCGCATGACGCCGAACCTGGCGGTCGCATTCGGCCAGGCGCGTGCCATGCGCGCGACGCGCGCGACCGACCTGGCGCTGACACGCAACCAGATCAACGAGATGGTCAAGGCATCGCTGCTCGACTCGGACGACCTGAACGGCTCGACCGTCACCTGGGAACCCAATGCACTCGACGGCAAGGACGCCGAGTACGCCGGCAAGAAGCCGGAGTACGACGACACCGGACGCGCCATGCCCTACTATTCGCGCGAGTCGTCGGGCGGCTTGCATGTGGAACCCATCGTGTTCCTGGACAAGCCCCATGGCAACGACTGGTACGACATCCCGAAAAACACGCGGAGGCCCTACCTCACCGAGCCGCACACGTATCCGGTCAACGGCAAGGACGTCGCGATGACATCCATCAACGTGCCGATCATGGTCAACGGCGAGTTCCGGGGCGTGGTCAGCGCCGACTTCGGCCTGTCCAAGCTGGGCCAGATCCTGGCCGGGCTCAAGGTCATCGAAGGCGGCCGGCTGGCGCTCGTATCGAGTGGCGGCCTGTACGCGAGCAATCCGGACGCCGCCCTCAACGGCAAGAAGGCCGACGACATTCCGGCCGCCGGGCTGGACGCCATCCGCCAGGGCAAGTCCTACGAATACGCCGATGACAAGGGCGACGAGCACCTTCTGCAGCCGGTCCAGCTGCATGCGGACATCGCGCCCTGGGCCATCAAGCTCAGCTTCCCGCAACGCGTGGTGACCGCGGACGCCCGTGATCTGCTGCGCTATACGCTGCTGGTGTCGGTGCTGTGCGCCGTGGGCGCGGCGATCGTCCTCGTGGCCGTGCTGAACCGCTTGACCAAGCCGCTGCGGGTGCTGAGCGCCGCCATGGCCGGCCTGGCCGGCGGCAACGCGGACCTCACCGCGCGCCTCGACGTGAAAGGCAAGGACGAACTGGCCCAGATCGCCGGCGGCTTCAACGAATTCGTCGGCAAGCTGCAGAACGTGCTGGCGCGGGTCCGCAACAGCTCGGGCGACGTGGCGGTGGCCAGCACGGAAATCAGCCGCGGCAACGCCGACCTGTCGGCGCGCACCGAGCAGCAGGCCAGCGCGCTGGAAGAAACCGCCGCGTCGATGGAAGAACTGACGTCGACGGTCAAGCAAAATGCCGACAACGCGCGCCAGGCCAACCAGCTGGCGCAGGGCGCGTCGGAGATCGCGGCCCGCGGCAGCGCCGTGGTGGCCCAGGTGGTGGACACGATGGGATCGATCAAGGCCTCGTCGCAGAAGATCGTCGACATCATCGGCGTCATCGACGGCATCGCCTTCCAGACGAATATCCTGGCGCTGAATGCGGCCGTCGAGGCAGCGCGCGCGGGCGAACAGGGGCGCGGCTTCGCGGTCGTCGCCGGCGAGGTGCGCAACCTGGCCCAGCGCTCGGCCTCGGCAGCCAAGGAGATCAAGGCACTGATCGGCGACTCGGTCGAGAAGGTCGGCGCCGGCAGCACGCTGGTCGGTGAAGCGGGCCGCACGATGGAAGAGATCCTGGCCAGCATCCGCCGCGTCACCGCCATCGTCGTCGACATCAGCACCGCGAGCGCGGAACAAAGCAACGGCATCGCCCAGGTCAACCAGGCCATCGCGCAGATGGACGGCACGACCCAGCAGAACGCCGCGCTGGTCGAAGAGGCCGCGGCCGCGGCCGAGAGCCTGCACCAGCAGGCCGCGTTGCTGGTGTCGCTGGTCGGCGAATTCCGCATCGAATCCGGAACCACGAGGTAA
- the trxC gene encoding thioredoxin TrxC — MAESLHIVCPHCDAVNRVAGERLADQPVCGKCTQALFTGQPTDVSSARFDKHVGRNDIPVLVDFWAAWCGPCRMMAPAYAQAAGRLEPRVRLLKVDTEASQDLAARYGIRSIPTIALFQGGREIARQAGAMDANRIVAWAQQAARVA, encoded by the coding sequence ATGGCCGAGTCCCTGCACATCGTCTGTCCGCACTGCGACGCCGTCAATCGCGTCGCCGGCGAGCGCCTGGCCGACCAACCCGTCTGCGGCAAATGCACGCAGGCGCTGTTCACCGGCCAGCCCACGGACGTGTCGTCCGCCCGCTTCGACAAGCACGTCGGGCGCAACGACATCCCCGTCCTCGTCGACTTCTGGGCCGCGTGGTGCGGTCCCTGCCGCATGATGGCACCCGCGTACGCCCAGGCCGCCGGCCGGCTGGAGCCGCGCGTCCGCTTGCTGAAGGTCGATACGGAGGCGTCACAGGATCTCGCCGCACGCTACGGCATCCGCAGCATCCCGACCATCGCGCTGTTCCAGGGAGGTCGCGAAATCGCGCGCCAGGCCGGGGCGATGGATGCGAACCGCATCGTCGCCTGGGCGCAGCAGGCGGCACGCGTGGCGTAA
- a CDS encoding DUF4870 family protein, producing MAQELVYERGLEDAKQFARILYVAHAATFFFSLGTLSILVLIVNYIRRPDTAGTMVYSHHTWMIRSFWFYLLWMVVAVFLAITIIGIPLAWLVGAGAWLWMAYRIIRGFLDLNNNRAMPV from the coding sequence ATGGCCCAGGAACTCGTCTACGAACGCGGCCTCGAGGATGCCAAGCAGTTCGCCCGGATCCTGTACGTGGCGCACGCCGCCACCTTCTTCTTTTCGCTCGGCACGCTGTCGATCCTGGTGCTGATCGTCAACTACATCCGGCGGCCGGACACGGCCGGGACGATGGTGTACAGCCACCACACGTGGATGATCCGGTCGTTCTGGTTCTATTTGCTGTGGATGGTGGTCGCGGTGTTTTTGGCGATCACGATCATCGGCATTCCGCTGGCGTGGCTCGTCGGTGCCGGCGCGTGGCTGTGGATGGCGTACCGGATCATCCGCGGGTTCCTCGACCTCAACAACAACCGCGCGATGCCGGTGTGA